The Cervus canadensis isolate Bull #8, Minnesota chromosome 13, ASM1932006v1, whole genome shotgun sequence genomic interval CCGGCCCCCGTTGGGCAGCGGGGCCCAGTGCCACCGAGTGGACCCGTGAGTGCTGGGGGTTTGCTGGCCACTGCAGAGGTCCCTCAGCCAAGCAGGCTGATCCGGCCATGCGGGGAGCGTCCAGAGTCCTGCAGGGAAGGGGTGAGGCCCAAGAGTGCCCGCCTGCTGGCTGGTGGTAAAAGCCCCCACCCCGAAGGTGACAATGATGACAATTGCCGTGTGCCGGCCCCATGCCAGGCACTTCTGTGTGGCATGTCATTTAACCCCCGTAAGTTGTGCTGTCCCCCGTGACGGTGGGGAGACCAAGGTTCAGAGACAGGGACCAGTCCTGAGGCTCAGGAGTGTTCGGGCTGGGCTGAGCCCCGGGACCCAATGCCCCTCTGCTCAAGGACGTGCCTTCTCACTCTGGGGAAGGTGGAGGAACCAGGCGGCTGGGTCTGAACCTGTTGCTGCCACTGCCTGGCTGTGGGTCTCCAGACAGAGTGCTTGCTGTCTCTGTGCTTCGGCCTCTGCCCCTCGAAGGGGACCGCAGCGGCCGTGCTGCAAGGACGTGCCAGGCCTGGCCCTGGGAGTGCTCTTGTGTTTCCGCGTCCTTGGCTGGGTCGCAGGACTCACCCAGCAGGTGGCCTGTCCAGGGTGCACAGGAAGGAGCTGGCCGGCTGCAAGGACTTTCTGCATGTGTCTCCCTCCCCCGCAGGTCCCTCCACGGCCCTGGACCTGCGGCTCACTCCCCAGACCCCAGGGCTTGGGGCCAGCTGGAAGGCGGGCCCCGGGGCCTGGGAGGGCTACCTGCTCAGGCTGAGCGGGCCTATGGAAAAGACCCTAAGTTTGGGCCCTGGGGCCCTCAACGTCACGTTCCCAGGGCCCCTGCCATCCGGACACTACACTCTGGAGCTGAGAGTTCTGGCGGGGCCCTATGAGGCCGGGGCCCAGGCCACTGCCTGGCTGGGTGGTGAGTCTGGGCCGGTGGCGAACGGGTTGGGGTCCTGCCCAGGGGTGCCTACCTTGAGAGGGGTGGACCCTCACCCTCCAGGGCCCACACCCCTCCAGATGCTGCAGCCCAGCACCCGCAGGGCAGCGGTACCGAGCTGCCCCTGGATGGGCCAGAGGCCAGCAAGGAGCCTGGGAGCCGGACACTGCCCCACTCTGAGGGGgccccctgcctcctcagaaatgtCTCAGGGCCACCTGGTGCCACCCAGGTCACACTCCACGGGCCCGGGGCCCGCTCCCAGGTGGACGCTGTCTCTGCTCTGGGCACTGCCACCTCAAGCCCCACAGGCCACGCAGGTGAGTGCGGGCCACCGCGTCCCCTGGAACTGGGGCTGGGGCTTTGCCGCGGGTGGAGAGGGGCTGTCACAGGCCCACACACCACACGCGCCCCCTCACCGCCCTCTCCTCTGCCAGGGCCCCCCACGCCACAGCCGCTGGAGGTGGCCAGCAGGGACAGCCCCTCCGCCTTGACCGTTGGCTGGGCCCCGGCACCGGGGCCACGGGGAGGCTACAGGGTCAGCTGGCACCAGGAGGGCGGCCAGGGCTCGCCGGGCGGGCTTGTCGACTTGGGCCCGGACAACGCCAGCCTGACACTGCGGGGTCTCGTGCCCGGCTCCTGCTACGCCGTGTCTGTGTGGACTCGGGTGGGGAACCTTAGCGCCAGCATCCAAAGGGCTCGCGCCTGCACACGTGAGTTCCCGGCTGCAGCCTCTGGGAGGCCAGCCCTGGGCAGTGGGGTGGGTACCAACATCCTTCACACGCCTCCCTCTGTGTGCCTGACTCAGAGGCCATGTGTCTATTCAGAGTAGGGCATTTCATGAACCTGTTTGCAAGCATTCCCCACCTCATACCATTGGGTCAGTCATCCACCCATCCAGTCATCCACCCATCcttccaaccatccatccatccttccaaccaaccatccatccacccatccttccaaccatccatccatccatccttccaactatccatccatccttccaaccattcatccatccatccttccaaccatccattcatccttccaacaaatatttaaagaatgccTTCCATGTTTAGGTATGGGGTTACATGCCAAAGCTAAAAATTATGAAGAAGATAGTGTAGAAAGGCAGACAGACAAGTAAACAGATGGTCGATGTGTCTATTAAAGTGGTTTATGTTGGTGGTTATATCATAGGGTGAGTGTGGATGCACAGTGTGTTCAAACCGCGTGAGTCTCTGTCTTCACGGGTTAAGATCGAGGACTACGAGGAACGTTCTGTGGTTCTGGCTAATCTTTCAGGGCTCATAGAAGGGTCACCTTAGGGGGTCAAGGAAGGTTTCCCCGAGGAAGGGAGTGGGCCAAGGAGCACGTGGGTCTGAGTAAGGTGGTCAGAGAGGGGCCTTAGTGAGGGGGAGTGTGTCCCCAGGCCCAgaggtggggaagagagagagggaaggagctcGCAGGGAGACCCAGTCCTGGTGTgagcctgggggggtgggggctggtgctgggggcggggcaggcagaACAGAGTCACCCTCGGAGCTGAGGCCTGGGAAGCGGGGAGGGGAGCAGGCATGGGGCAGGGCCTGAGCTAGCCAAGACGTTTTCCTGGGAAGCAAGGGGGCGGTTGAGTCCAGGGCTGACCGTGTTGGAGACCAGCCTGAGCGTGCGGCTGGGGGCCGGGCGGGGGGGCTCGAATCCGCCTCTTGCTCATTCTGCAGTCCCTGCGCCGCCTGCCAACCTGAGCCTGGGCCTGGCTGCCCGGACCCCTGTCCTGAGGGCCGTCTGGAGCCCCCCCGCGGGGGGCAGGGACGGCTTCCTCCTGCGGCTTTACTGCCTGCGGCCTCCAGCTCTGGAGAGCCAGGAGACCCTGGGCCCCGAGGCACAGACCTTCTCCTGGGCCCGGCTGGCTCCGGGCACTGAGTTCCTGGTGTGGCTGGCCACCCTGCGGGGTCCCGACCAGAGCAGCAGCGCCAACGCCACGGGCTGGACGCGTGAGTGCCCCGCCCGCCCCGCTGACCACCCTTGCTGGGTGTCCCGGGGACTGGCCCCTGAGCCCCATGGTCAGTGAGCAGGCCGCTGGGTTGACGACAGCTGCTCCCCTGCCCTGGGGCACCAGGGTACCCCTTGCCGGCTGGGAGCCCCTGGGTGCGCTAATCCCCTCTGGGCCAGGACCCCCCAGTGACTTCTTTTGGCCTTAATCCCCTCTTTCGAGGCTGCATCTCCGAACACAGCCACGTTCTGAGGCCCTGAGGGTCAGGGGGTGAACGTGAATTTGGGGGGACACAGTTGAGGTCCTATACCTCCTttctccacccccccaccccacactctcCCTGCAGGCCCCCTCGCCCCTGCCCTGGTGAACGTGACCAGTGAAGGCGCCACCCAGCTCCGGGCGTCCTGGGTCCACGCGCCGGGGGGCCGGGACGGCTACCGGGTGACACTCTACCAGGCGGGCGTCCCGGTGCACTCCAGCCCCGTGGGGGCCCAGGTGGACGGCGCCAGCTTCTCGGCTCTGACTCCGGGCACTGAGTACGAGGTGGAGGTGGTCACGCAGGCCGGGCCCCTCCGTGCAGTGGCGGCCAGTGCCGCCGGCTGGACCTGTGAGTGGGCGTGGGgacggggaggggcggggcgatGGGAGGGGCCTCCCGGAGCCCCTCCCTCGGggcgccccgcccccagcccctcgTCCGCCTGCGGCCCAGGGCCCCGCGTGGGGTCAGACGTTGCCCGCTCTCCTCCCACAGCCCCAGTGGTGCCTGCGGAGCTGCTGGTGTCCATGCAGGCGGGCAGCGCCGTGGTCAGCCTGGCCTGGGCCAGCGGCCCCCTGGGGCGCGGAGCCTGCCACGCGCAGCTCGCGGGGGCCGGGCTCCTGTCCCGGGAGCAGCCCCTGGCCCTGGGCCAAGCCCGCCTGGTCCTGAGAGACCTCACGCCTGGCCGCAACCTCTCCTTGGCCGTGCGGTGCCGGGCGGGGCCCCGCCAGGCCTCCACGCACCCTGTGCCGCTGCCCGTGGGTACGCTGGCGTCTGCTGGGCGCGGGGCGCCCCGAGCGCTAAGCCGTCCCGCCCCGCCCCTTCTCGTGTGTGGGGGGGAGCCCTGCCCTTCCGCCCTGGGCCTCCCCTCGATCTCCAGATGGGTGCGGGGCGGGGGGTCTGGAGGAGCGCTCGTTTCTCCCTGCGGCCGCTGTTCCTTTCTGGGGTAAAAGTGCCCAGTGCCGCTGAGCCTCTGCGCTTGCGCACTGACCCCCACTCGATACGGAACTCCGGAACCCACAGAGCCTGACCCGGTGGAGGACGTGCAGTGCCAGCCCGAAGCCACGCGCCTGGCCCTGGTCTGGACGGTGCCCGCGGGGGACGTGGACACCTGTCTGGTGGTGGCGGAGCAGCTGGCGGCGGCAGGGGCCGCCCAGCTCGTCTTCCGGGCCAACACCTCCGGGGGCGCCCTCCTCCTGGCGCGCCTGGCGCCTGCCGCGTCCTACCGCCTCAGCCTCTCGGTGCTGGGCAGGAACGGCCTGTGGAGCCGGGTGGTCAGCCTGGTGTGCGCCACCACGCCCGAGGGTAGGCGCCTCTGGCCCCCTCCCCCTgggcccaccccccagcccccgcctcaGCCCTGCCCCCGACGCCACTACCCCACGGGGCTCATGGCCGTGCGCCCGGCCCAGCCCCGGCACTGCCCTCCCTCAAGGGCGGCTCTGCTCTCAGCGCCTCACTCCCCCTCTGCTCCCAGCCTGGCACCCCCCGGAGCTGGCCGCAGCCCCCCTGCTGGAGCCCGAGACGGGGATGGGCGTGCTGATTGCCCAGGGCATGTTCGGCGAGGAGGACGGGCAGATCCAGTGGTACGGGGTCATCGCCACCACCAATATGTCGCGTGAGTCCCGGCCATGCGGTGGGGGCCCCTGGCTGCCGCCTGGCAGGGGTGGTGAGGGGCCAGGCGCTGACACGGGCAGAATGGATGtcagggttggggggcggggtgggtccCAGCACAGGAAGGGGGTGGGGCATTCTGGAGCATGGAACTGGCACATCCAGCAACGCGGGGCATCCTGGGTCCCACCACCTTCTGCTCCTCTCCCAGTGGCCCAGCCTCCCCGCGAAGCCGTCAGCCGCACATGGTACGACCATTACTACGGCGGCCGCGACGCCTACCTGGCTGTACTGCTCTCCAACCCCTTCTACCCCGGGCCCTGGGCCGCGCCCACATCCTGGCCGGTGCCCGTGGGCACGGACGACTGCGGCCGGACCCGCGACATATGTAACGGGCGGCTCAGGCCGGGCTCCCGGTATCGGTGAGGGCCGCAGCTGAGGGAGGGGGAGACTCCGGGTTTCGTTGGGGCCGTTCATGCCTTATGCCAACCAAGCCTGCGCTGACTCAGGGGAGGCGTGGGGCTTCCTGGCAGGCAGGGCACACCCGGAGCGCCCCGGTCCCTGGCTCCTTCcggggggggcaggggtgggctcCTTTACACTTCGCTGCGGGAGGCAGTGGGCGCTCTGCAGGTTCAGGTGACGGGACTGGAAGGCTCCGTAGGTGGGGGGCTCCTGCTGCCTGGGACTCAGCCTTTTGGGAGGGGCGCAGCCCCTCTGCCTGGCCCCCCACCACAGGAGGTCCTGCTCCTCTGCCCCAGGTTCAGTGTCGTGGCCTTTTCCAGGCACAGCCCTGACACCCTTATCGCCGTCTCAGCCTTTTCAGGTAGGCAGGCGCCCGGCGGGGCTCCCAGTGGGTCCTGGGTGGGGGTCTGCTGCTGAGCCTTGTCCCACCCACTGGCCGGGACCCGTCCCACATGGCAGTGCTGGGAGCCCCCGGGCTGGGAGGAAGATGGTCCGGGCGGGCTGGGCAGGCTTGGGGGTGGTGGGCGGACAGACATGGAGGAAAGGGTCTCCCCTCCTGCCTCTACCCTGTGAGATCACAAGGCAGTGCTGAAGCAGTAGAGACGTGAGGAAGCCGTGAGTGAGAGACACTGGGGACTCAGCCTGCCTAGCAGCTgtgtgaaaaagaggaaaacaaacaaattaatctcggcaacattttctttaaactgaGATACTGAAAATCTATCAATGtgattaatttttgaaataatgagatagtttgcatttatttttttttatcagtaaaGCTCTGCAATCCTGCCTGCATTTCACACTTGTAGCAAATCTGAAGTCAGCCACTCTGTTTCAAATGCTCTGCAGCCCAGGGCTGTGAGGCGACCTCCCCCGCCCTCCTCTCCggagggggttcagggtgggcGGGGCCACCCAGTGcgtcaggggctggggggagggggccccCTCACTTGGAGCTGGGGGGACTGTGCTCGGTTCCCATTCGgggcgcccccacccccccccaccccccagcctccacAGCGTCCATCTGGCGTCTGGTGCTTCCTTCCGAGGGGGTCTGTCTCTGTGCGCTCCCCCGAGGGCCGCAGGTCAGCTCCAGGTCCCCAGCTCACCCCCACCCGCCATCCACAGAGCCCCGGACCAGCCCTTCCTGGGCGGTGCCCCTTCCGGTGGCAGCGGGCATCGCGGCCGGCGTGCTCGCCCTGGGTGTCTTGCTGGGCCTGCTGTGCTGGAGGCGAGTGAACGGGCAGAGGTGAGTGAGGGGAGGGCCGCCCGCACTGGGGGGGCCCCGGATGGCCTCCCACCACCCCATCACCCCTGCAGGGCAGAGAAGAGCCTGCGCTCCCAGGAGCTGACTGCTTACAACCTGCGGTGAGCACCCGCCCGTGCTGGACTGGGCAGGCGGCCTCAACCTCGACTCCCCCCGGCCCCGGCCAACCCCGTCGTCACCTGGGCCCTGACCAACCGCCTGACGGCTTCAGGCTGGGTcgctttcttctccttcctctgggGCTTGGGCCATAATCTACCCTCGGgtccctcctctgcctcctgacaTTGGCCTCACGCTGAGCAGACACCCAGAGCGTCCTCAGGGTCCAGGGCCTGGCCCTCCAAGACTCCTGCCCACCTCCGCGTGTCGTCCTGTCTGCCCCCCTGACCCGCCCCCCCCGCATCCCTGGCTGGAGCCCAGGGCTGTGCGCCCACGCCCACTGGCACCAGGGCAGGACTCCGCACACCAGGCCCTCCGCCTGCCCCCACCCAGGCGGACCCACCGGCCCATCCCCGTGCACAGCTTCCAGCAGAGCTTTGAGGCCAAGAGTGCCCACGCCTACCAGGCCTTTTTTCAGGAGTTTGAGGTGAGGCCTCTGCCCGGCCCAGGCTCTGGGGGACCCCTGTCTGGTGTGGGGGGTGACATAGGTCTGTCCCGGCCCCAATCTCTGCAGGAGCTGAAGGAGGTGGGCAAGGAGCAGCCGAGGCTGGAGGCTGAGCACCCTGCCAACAGCGCGAAGAACCGCTACCCTCACGTGTTGCCCTGTGAGCGCAGTGGCTGGCAGGTGGGGCTGCGGCTGGCCTGGAGCGGCCTGCCTGTGCCCTCTCCCAACACACACCTTACCCTCTGCAGACGACCACTCCCGGGTCAGGCTGGCCCTGCTGGACGGGAAGCCCCACTCTGACTACATCAATGCCAGCTTCATCCCGGTAGGGCTGCCCGCAGGCTGGCTGTGGCGTCCCCTGCGTTTGCAGGGCACGCTGTCCTGCCCTGGCCATCCATGAAGACTGCcagcttgtgtgtctgtgtgttccgCGCTGGGCctgcagggggcggggcggggctgctTGGACTCCGCCCTTCAAAGGAGcagttgtgagtgtgtgtgtgtgtgtgtgtgtgtgtgtgtgtgtgtgtgtgagaaatggTGCTCAGAAGAAACGTTTAGTCCACCCAGGACTAGACGTCCAGAAAGGTTTCCTAGAGGAGAGATATCTGGGCTCTTAGCACAGAATCCTGACAAGTGGCGAGATGGGTGGATGTCATCGGAAAGACCCGGAGAagagccggggtgggggggcctgTGGACAGAGCCGGGTGGGGTGtcgggtgggggcaggagaggcagTGGGGGTGCTGGAGTGGAGTGACCGCCGGGTGGGGCGGGGGCACTGGGTGGGCAGTGGGCCCCTGGGGGACGCAGGTGGTGtgggcaggaggcctggggcgGCTACTTGGGGCCCTTCTGGTCTCGTCATTGTCCCTTCCAGGTAGGGCCGTCTCCGAGCCAGCCTCCTGTTTGGGTTCCTGGCGTGCATGTGTtcacgtgtgtgcacacgtgccGGCATGCACACGCAGTCCTTACGGAGATCCCACATGGATGCTCAGCTGCCTGCTGGGGGCCCTGTTCACGTCttcctgtcccccaccccagggctaCACCCACCCGCAGGAGTTCATCGCCACCCAGGGGCCTCTCAAGAAGACACTGGCGGACTTCTGGCGGCTGGTGTGGGAGCAGCAGGTCCACGTCATCGTCATGCTGACCGTGGGCATGGAGAACGGGCGGGTGAGCACGCCGCAGCCCCGGGCGGCCACCAGGTGGCAGGCTCTGCCCGCAGGCCTGGCTGCGGGTCTGGGAGGCGGGCAGGGACAGGGGCCAGGCGCCCAGGCTCCCAGCTGGACTCGCCTGTGCTGTCCCTGATGTTCCTACAGTGGCCCCTGCTGCTCCGGGCCCAGGGCCGGGGGTGGCGGAGACAGGGCAGTCTGCGTCTTTGCTTTGGACACACCTGTGTCCTGCTCCACACGGGGCCCTGGGACAGCACCTCTGAGCCCTTCCGTGGAGCGGCGTGGCCTGGCCAGGTGACCTTGAGTAAGGCCATGCAGTTGGCCCAGGAGCCCGGCTGCTGCCTGGAAGCCCCGGGGCCACctgaggtctggggtgggggtgctggggccCGTCCGGGACGCAGCGGCTTCTGGATGAGGAGGGCAGCAGAGATCGAGGGCGGGAGGGTGCGGATGGAGCCGGGGTGGCCGGGCCCGCCCCACCCTGACCCGCGTCCCCCTGCTGCCCCCCCGCCCTAGGTGCTGTGTGAGCACTACTGGCCGGCCGACTCCCGCCCCATCACCCACGGGCCGGTCACCATCCTCCTGCTGGCCGAGCAGCCACAGGACGAGTGGACCACACGGGAATTCCAGCTGCATCACGTGCGTGCCCGCGAGGGGAGCGGGGAGCACTCCTTTGGGAGGGTCAACCCACCCCTGGGTCTCTGGCCTCCTGCCTGCCCGGGAGGCTGGTGGTTTCGGAAGGGCCGGGTGGCAGAGCGGAGACTCAGGGTCATCCGAGGCCGGGAGAGAAAGGACGTCTCTGCCTGTGCTGTGCTTGGCTCAGGCCCCCGAGCCCCATCTGCCTCCTGGGCCGTGACCTCCTGGGGCAGCGGTGCCCCCCTGCCTGGGCACCCCCGGCAGGCAGACTCGCTGGAGGCTGGAGGAGCCAGGGCAGCAACCCCGGGGGACAGGGGCCAGCCTGCCCGCGGGGCCTGGTGGCAGGACAAGGGCTGAGTGAGgacccctgccccgccccccccccaggcTGCCCAGCAGCGGCAGCGGAGGGTGAAGCAGCTGCAGTTCACCACCTGGCCGGACCACAGTGTCCCCGAGGCCCCCAGCTCCCTGCTGGCCTTTGTGGAGCTGGTCCGGGAGCAGGCGAGGGCCACCGTGGGCGCAGGGCCCCTCCTGGTGCACTGCAGGTGAGGCGGACAGCGGGCCGGGGGCACGGGAGCCCCCTCACCCGGaccctctgcccctgccctgggccctcCGTCCTCCAGGGCCGGCCCTGCAGGTGAGGCAGGCTGTGAGCTGGGGGCACAGGGAGGCCCCTCACAGCCGGTCCTCTGTCCCCGCAGCGCGGGCGTGGGCCGCTCAGGCACCTTTGTGGCCCTGTGGCGGCTGCTGCGGcagctggaggaggagcaggcGGTGGACGTGTTCCACGCGGTGCACGTGCTGCGCCTACACCGGCCGCTCATGATTCAGACCCCGGTGGGCGCGCgtgcgggggcgggggcgcgtGCGGGCAGGGGCGCGGGCGGAGGGATGGGCGGAGGGCACAGCTGGGGGCGCGCGAGCAGGGGCGCGCGGGCGGGGACAGGTGGGGCGCCCAGGCGGGCAGGGGCACGGGCGGATGGagggcgcgggcgcgggcgcgagcgcgggcggcggcgggggcggggaccCTTCGAGGAGGTGGGGCCCGTGGCCTGGCCACAGGATtcaggg includes:
- the LOC122452399 gene encoding receptor-type tyrosine-protein phosphatase V-like isoform X9 gives rise to the protein MRPPALFAALLWLPGFLAKEDECQPPEEGPIGASGGPPLRVTVSSRGRSASLTLSWAAPGPGGPGRTLRLSRLNPRGSPERQLLQAHTNTSSFEFRDLVPGSRYQLEVTAVRPCGQNASLGLTVLTAPSTVQDLQLHGSESPSSLRASWGSAPGGQDGYQLVLCHLESQTVVHNVSTSAGTLTYNFSHLLPGSEYVLEVTTWAAHLQAKTSARQWTAPVPPGQLALRALGTRALRASWGSAGGAAWLHLLLTDLLSGSNRTAGVTRGVSSHTFPCLSPGTPYTLTLSAVAGPRWAAGPSATEWTRPSTALDLRLTPQTPGLGASWKAGPGAWEGYLLRLSGPMEKTLSLGPGALNVTFPGPLPSGHYTLELRVLAGPYEAGAQATAWLGDAAAQHPQGSGTELPLDGPEASKEPGSRTLPHSEGAPCLLRNVSGPPGATQVTLHGPGARSQVDAVSALGTATSSPTGHAGPPTPQPLEVASRDSPSALTVGWAPAPGPRGGYRVSWHQEGGQGSPGGLVDLGPDNASLTLRGLVPGSCYAVSVWTRVGNLSASIQRARACTLPAPPANLSLGLAARTPVLRAVWSPPAGGRDGFLLRLYCLRPPALESQETLGPEAQTFSWARLAPGTEFLVWLATLRGPDQSSSANATGWTRPLAPALVNVTSEGATQLRASWVHAPGGRDGYRVTLYQAGVPVHSSPVGAQVDGASFSALTPGTEYEVEVVTQAGPLRAVAASAAGWTSPVVPAELLVSMQAGSAVVSLAWASGPLGRGACHAQLAGAGLLSREQPLALGQARLVLRDLTPGRNLSLAVRCRAGPRQASTHPVPLPVEPDPVEDVQCQPEATRLALVWTVPAGDVDTCLVVAEQLAAAGAAQLVFRANTSGGALLLARLAPAASYRLSLSVLGRNGLWSRVVSLVCATTPEAWHPPELAAAPLLEPETGMGVLIAQGMFGEEDGQIQWYGVIATTNMSLAQPPREAVSRTWYDHYYGGRDAYLAVLLSNPFYPGPWAAPTSWPVPVGTDDCGRTRDICNGRLRPGSRYRFSVVAFSRHSPDTLIAVSAFSEPRTSPSWAVPLPVAAGIAAGVLALGVLLGLLCWRRVNGQRAEKSLRSQELTAYNLRRTHRPIPVHSFQQSFEAKSAHAYQAFFQEFEELKEVGKEQPRLEAEHPANSAKNRYPHVLPYDHSRVRLALLDGKPHSDYINASFIPGYTHPQEFIATQGPLKKTLADFWRLVWEQQVHVIVMLTVGMENGRVLCEHYWPADSRPITHGPVTILLLAEQPQDEWTTREFQLHHAAQQRQRRVKQLQFTTWPDHSVPEAPSSLLAFVELVREQARATVGAGPLLVHCSAGVGRSGTFVALWRLLRQLEEEQAVDVFHAVHVLRLHRPLMIQTPSQYIFLHSCLLSRVLEGPHSTRAAEAAETHSRHWAAPGTSHAAGAPRRPQPIPVRNFARVCAEQAANGNAGFLEEHQLLLRALKDEAGSGTPPPRGEQNEGRCHEWSPSVESGPAGEMLEAWLFPEFWPTETQPVTTDAVTVRWVADGSAAGWPCTFLHVTHKASGKERPVQRLQFPCWEPGQALPTETLLPFLAAVGWCCSRDTEQPGTLLSHCRCRWTGPRGAGGARTASRLGARARGHSPPRSVPTPPGNPCPSAWAQAGGGSPGRPSPVPWPRPPVAPPT
- the LOC122452399 gene encoding receptor-type tyrosine-protein phosphatase V-like isoform X7; amino-acid sequence: MRPPALFAALLWLPGFLAKEDECQPPEEGPIGASGGPPLRVTVSSRGRSASLTLSWAAPGPGGPGRTLRLSRLNPRGSPERQLLQAHTNTSSFEFRDLVPGSRYQLEVTAVRPCGQNASLGLTVLTAPSTVQDLQLHGSESPSSLRASWGSAPGGQDGYQLVLCHLESQTVVHNVSTSAGTLTYNFSHLLPGSEYVLEVTTWAAHLQAKTSARQWTAPVPPGQLALRALGTRALRASWGSAGGAAWLHLLLTDLLSGSNRTAGVTRGVSSHTFPCLSPGTPYTLTLSAVAGPRWAAGPSATEWTRPSTALDLRLTPQTPGLGASWKAGPGAWEGYLLRLSGPMEKTLSLGPGALNVTFPGPLPSGHYTLELRVLAGPYEAGAQATAWLGDAAAQHPQGSGTELPLDGPEASKEPGSRTLPHSEGAPCLLRNVSGPPGATQVTLHGPGARSQVDAVSALGTATSSPTGHAGPPTPQPLEVASRDSPSALTVGWAPAPGPRGGYRVSWHQEGGQGSPGGLVDLGPDNASLTLRGLVPGSCYAVSVWTRVGNLSASIQRARACTLPAPPANLSLGLAARTPVLRAVWSPPAGGRDGFLLRLYCLRPPALESQETLGPEAQTFSWARLAPGTEFLVWLATLRGPDQSSSANATGWTRPLAPALVNVTSEGATQLRASWVHAPGGRDGYRVTLYQAGVPVHSSPVGAQVDGASFSALTPGTEYEVEVVTQAGPLRAVAASAAGWTSPVVPAELLVSMQAGSAVVSLAWASGPLGRGACHAQLAGAGLLSREQPLALGQARLVLRDLTPGRNLSLAVRCRAGPRQASTHPVPLPVEPDPVEDVQCQPEATRLALVWTVPAGDVDTCLVVAEQLAAAGAAQLVFRANTSGGALLLARLAPAASYRLSLSVLGRNGLWSRVVSLVCATTPEAWHPPELAAAPLLEPETGMGVLIAQGMFGEEDGQIQWYGVIATTNMSLAQPPREAVSRTWYDHYYGGRDAYLAVLLSNPFYPGPWAAPTSWPVPVGTDDCGRTRDICNGRLRPGSRYRFSVVAFSRHSPDTLIAVSAFSEPRTSPSWAVPLPVAAGIAAGVLALGVLLGLLCWRRVNGQRAEKSLRSQELTAYNLRRTHRPIPVHSFQQSFEAKSAHAYQAFFQEFEELKEVGKEQPRLEAEHPANSAKNRYPHVLPYDHSRVRLALLDGKPHSDYINASFIPGYTHPQEFIATQGPLKKTLADFWRLVWEQQVHVIVMLTVGMENGRVLCEHYWPADSRPITHGPVTILLLAEQPQDEWTTREFQLHHAAQQRQRRVKQLQFTTWPDHSVPEAPSSLLAFVELVREQARATVGAGPLLVHCSAGVGRSGTFVALWRLLRQLEEEQAVDVFHAVHVLRLHRPLMIQTPSQYIFLHSCLLSRVLEGPHSTRAAEAAETHSRHWAAPGTSHAAGAPRRPQPIPVRNFARVCAEQAANGNAGFLEEHQLLLRALKDEAGSGTPPPRGEQNEGRCHEWSPSVESGPAGEMLEAWLFPGGPSGRDHVVLTGPAGPAELWELVWEHGACVMASLCPPDPQEEEFWPTETQPVTTDAVTVRWVADGSAAGWPCTFLHVTHASGKERPVQRLQFPCWEPGQALPTETLLPFLAAVGWCCSRDTEQPGTLLSHCRCRWTGPRGAGGARTASRLGARARGHSPPRSVPTPPGNPCPSAWAQAGGGSPGRPSPVPWPRPPVAPPT
- the LOC122452399 gene encoding receptor-type tyrosine-protein phosphatase V-like isoform X6, yielding MRPPALFAALLWLPGFLAKEDECQPPEEGPIGASGGPPLRVTVSSRGRSASLTLSWAAPGPGGPGRTLRLSRLNPRGSPERQLLQAHTNTSSFEFRDLVPGSRYQLEVTAVRPCGQNASLGLTVLTAPSTVQDLQLHGSESPSSLRASWGSAPGGQDGYQLVLCHLESQTVVHNVSTSAGTLTYNFSHLLPGSEYVLEVTTWAAHLQAKTSARQWTAPVPPGQLALRALGTRALRASWGSAGGAAWLHLLLTDLLSGSNRTAGVTRGVSSHTFPCLSPGTPYTLTLSAVAGPRWAAGPSATEWTRPSTALDLRLTPQTPGLGASWKAGPGAWEGYLLRLSGPMEKTLSLGPGALNVTFPGPLPSGHYTLELRVLAGPYEAGAQATAWLGDAAAQHPQGSGTELPLDGPEASKEPGSRTLPHSEGAPCLLRNVSGPPGATQVTLHGPGARSQVDAVSALGTATSSPTGHAGPPTPQPLEVASRDSPSALTVGWAPAPGPRGGYRVSWHQEGGQGSPGGLVDLGPDNASLTLRGLVPGSCYAVSVWTRVGNLSASIQRARACTLPAPPANLSLGLAARTPVLRAVWSPPAGGRDGFLLRLYCLRPPALESQETLGPEAQTFSWARLAPGTEFLVWLATLRGPDQSSSANATGWTRPLAPALVNVTSEGATQLRASWVHAPGGRDGYRVTLYQAGVPVHSSPVGAQVDGASFSALTPGTEYEVEVVTQAGPLRAVAASAAGWTSPVVPAELLVSMQAGSAVVSLAWASGPLGRGACHAQLAGAGLLSREQPLALGQARLVLRDLTPGRNLSLAVRCRAGPRQASTHPVPLPVEPDPVEDVQCQPEATRLALVWTVPAGDVDTCLVVAEQLAAAGAAQLVFRANTSGGALLLARLAPAASYRLSLSVLGRNGLWSRVVSLVCATTPEAWHPPELAAAPLLEPETGMGVLIAQGMFGEEDGQIQWYGVIATTNMSLAQPPREAVSRTWYDHYYGGRDAYLAVLLSNPFYPGPWAAPTSWPVPVGTDDCGRTRDICNGRLRPGSRYRFSVVAFSRHSPDTLIAVSAFSEPRTSPSWAVPLPVAAGIAAGVLALGVLLGLLCWRRVNGQRAEKSLRSQELTAYNLRRTHRPIPVHSFQQSFEAKSAHAYQAFFQEFEELKEVGKEQPRLEAEHPANSAKNRYPHVLPYDHSRVRLALLDGKPHSDYINASFIPGYTHPQEFIATQGPLKKTLADFWRLVWEQQVHVIVMLTVGMENGRVLCEHYWPADSRPITHGPVTILLLAEQPQDEWTTREFQLHHAAQQRQRRVKQLQFTTWPDHSVPEAPSSLLAFVELVREQARATVGAGPLLVHCSAGVGRSGTFVALWRLLRQLEEEQAVDVFHAVHVLRLHRPLMIQTPSQYIFLHSCLLSRVLEGPHSTRAAEAAETHSRHWAAPGTSHAAGAPRRPQPIPVRNFARVCAEQAANGNAGFLEEHQLLLRALKDEAGSGTPPPREGRCHEWSPSVESGPAGEMLEAWLFPEFWPTETQPVTTDAVTVRWVADGSAAGWPCTFLHVTHWCQRLYPEGEREGETGAAAAVPMLGAGPGAPHRDPAALPGRRGLVLLPGHRAARHAAQSLQQGCGPTGHLPGPGAAAAAGRDRGRRGRLHCGLAAVAGLRPHDPNAGAVRPPLQLPRQRALGRAAVSHPAPAVWEAVLARQAHCGPASPGGWPARQPRAVKGNKRCGQA